CAACAGTGGGCGCATCCAAGCCACTCGCATGGCAGCCCACTTCGCTGGTACAACCCACGGCGGTCATCAAGAACGCGGTACCGTTTGCGTCGTTCCACATGGTCACACGACTGAACCCGCGTCCACCCACATAGGACGAGTCGTCCTGGGTGCGTATGAAGCTGTCCTCGATCCTCACGTTACCGAAGGGATTGATGCCGTCCCCGTTGGCACGCCAGGTGAATATCTTGACCCAGCGAATATCCGTAGGTTGGGACGGATCGTAGCCTGCATAGAGCATCAAAGAGTGGTGAGCGGAGTCCGCGATGGTAATCCCTTCCACAGATGTATCGTATGCTCCCGCGATGTTGATGGGGTTATGCATCGTCTGGTCGATCAGGGGAGGGGTGGTGTGGAGTGGGTGCGCCAGGCGCGCTCCCGAAAGCGTTCCGGAGCCGAAGATCCGAATGTTGTTACCGTCGTTCCAGTCGTTGTTGCGGAGGGCTCCATAGACCATGGCGTCTCCCGGGAGGTAATAGCTTTTTCCCAGGTGGACGGGAAAACCCGCGCCAATATCGTGGATGCCGGGCTCAAAGTAGAGAATATCCCATCCATCGCCATTGAGGTCGATGCTGGCAAGGTTCGTTCCTCCTGCCTCAACAACCTGAACTCTCTGATCCAGGGGATGCGGCCGATCCTGAAGCGACGGGTTGCTAAAGATGGTGAGGGTGTGAATGGGAGGCCCCTCGTAGCCATAGCCGGTATGCTGACTGTCCATTTGTCCGTCAATATCCACCGTGATTTGCACTGGATCGCTGATGGTAACGAACACTTTGCCACCGACCACCGTAGAGGTGCCCTTGCGCGCGGGATGTACGACACCCGTGGTGATTAGGGTCCCATCCACCCTGGAAATTTCGATCTCAACGGGATGGTTATAGGGCATTTCAAAGTTGATATAGGTGTTTGTCCATCCGGCGAGAGCGTCAAAATAACCGCCATGGCCGAAATCGTCACCACATTGCGCAGCGGGGCTGGGCTGATCTGCGCAATCGTATTTGCACACACCGCTCGCGTGGACACCGGCAGGGTACTGGCAGTACATATTCGTGGCGCAGTCGTTCGAGTGGATGCATGCATCGAGGACGGACGCGCTGCTGCTGCAACTACTGGTGCACAACCCGCTCTTGGCGCCGGTGATGAACGCAAAGGGCGTAAGCCATTCGCTGACGCCTACAGAGCGAAGCCGAAAGCTATAGGTCGGGGACGGCGCCAGCCCGGGCACTGGACCGTCAACGTGGAGGTGATCGTTACCGGAGGGGGCCTGACACGTCGTCCCTCCCGAGCAGATCAGGCCGGACTGACAGTAGGTATTGGCGGCGCTGCAATCGCCGCCCAAGGACACTTCTGTCTGACAGAAGCCCTGGTAGCAAGAAAGCCCCGATGCGCAGACGGTGCTGGCAGCAGAGCAGCTACCGCCGGCAGCCACTTCCATCTGGCAGGTGCCCGCCGTGCACGCCGATCCCACAGGACAGAGGGTGTGGGCGTGTGTGCAATCTCCGCCCAGCGCCTGCGATAAGTGGCAGATATTGGCGCTGCAGACCAGGCCGGAGATGCAGGACGCACTGGCGCAGTCACCGCTGTAGGGCACACCCACTTCCGTGCGGAACACATCGGCCGTGTTCGAATCAGTGTTTTGGGGTTTTTCCCAGTTGGTGCTGCCTGCAGGATCCCATTCGAAGCCGATGCCGTTGGCGACACCGGCACCACCCACACCGTTGTGCAGGCGAAGCTCGAAGCTATGCCAGCCGCCGCCGCCGCAATCTACCGAGCTTGAGGTCTCACTCCACCAGTCGGTATCATCGAGAACCGTTTGGCCACAAACTGTCAGCTTGACGTTGTCGTCGAAGTCCTCGCGGAAAGCCATCTGGCCATCGGCGTCGTAGATCTCTCCCGAGTAGTTGATGGTCCAGTCGGCCTGCCACGGTCCGCTTGGCTCCAGCAGGTCCGTCCACGCCGCGCTGGGCCCCAATGGATCAATTCCTCCCACCGCCCCGGAGTTTGAGCTGACGGTGTCCAGGTTCCCCGGGTTGGGGCTTGTGCTGGTGCCGGAAGGGGCGTCTACGCCGCCGGCCCGCAAGCCCGTCACGTACTGGAGCTCAGTTGGGTCGCCACAATCCCGAGTGAGTCCGTCCGCCTGGTTGATCAGCTGGCAGACGTCGATGGCAACCTCCTCGGCCACGCAGTCGGCGTGGGCCTCTGCGGTGCAGCCGGGCAAGAGGCTGTCGAGATCTAGACCCTCGTCACATTTCGACACGCTCCTGCCGATCCCTCCATTGGCGCCCAGGCACGCCTTGGCAATCTTGCCCTTTTGGTCCGGCTGCGGCGCGTCGCCGCCGCCCTGGCATTGATTCTCGAGTTCTTCGGCACTGTCGACCGACCCGTTCTTGAAAGCCGCTTTCGCACACGAGGTAAATTCCTTGAGGCGGGTCGACTGGCACTTTGTCGCCGCCTTCCACACTTTTTGCTGGCACTTTGCCCCAGCCTTGTCCGTCAACGCCGTCAGGAGAACTCCAGAGTCGAGATCGGCTCCGAAAATGTCGTGAGAGAGTTCAACCGCCTTGGTTGTACCTGCGCCGTTGACCGTCGAGGCATCAGTCGCCGCGTAAGAGGGGAAGCGGCTCACGCCCCCCTTGTCCAGGCCGACGCACGCCTTCTGGAAGTCGGCAATCGTCTTCTGCGTCGCCTTGCCGATCTTTCCTTTTTCGTCGGCGATCGCACAGCCCTCGAGCGTCACGAGAGTGGGATCGGACTTGCTGAGGGGCTTGCCGCTGGCATGGTTCTTCAGGCACCCGGCGATCTGCTTGGCGACGGTCGCGTCGACCTTTGTCATACCCTTGTTCAGACTGCTCACGCATTTCTGCTGGTCCTTGGTGAGTAGCTCGGCGTGGGCGTCGCCGATACCGGCCATGGAGATGGCCGCAAGCGTTACGGTGATGGCGACTAAGATGTTGGTGAGTTTAATGGTAGATCCCCCCCGGCGACCCGCGACCCTACCACCACTGCCGACCTCCTGTCTAGGGGTTCGACCCCCCCAGGTGGGGGTTTTTGGGCCGGTGTCGGGGTCCGAGGGCGTCCCGTCAGAACAGGAACCAACCGGCGATTCCTGCTGCGGGGATAACCGCGACAAGCCCGATCTCGAAACGCACCAGGGCGACGAACGCCACCACCATGATCAGCAACGAAGGCAGGATCGTCGATACGTACTCGGCTACAGGGACCTGGCCCTGCGGCACCGAGTTCCCCAGTATTATGACGCCGGCGACGGCGATCATGCCCACCACGGCCGCTCGAATTCCGCGCAGGGCTCCCTGCGCGCGACGGCTTGCCTTGATGTGGTCAAAAACCTGGGAGGCGGCAATCATCAGTACGGCCGGCGGGCCGAAGATAGCCGCCGTGGCAACCAGCCCGCCGACTATTCCCCAAAGCGGGCCATGTTGTTCCATTGCTACCTTCTGTCCGATGAACGCCGCGCAGATCACGATAGGCCCGGGTGTCATCTGGCTGAAAGCAATACCGTCGTTGAACTCTGCGACGGTCAACCAGCCGGCGTCTGTGACCACCGCGTCCATGATCAGCGGGATGAAGACGTAACCGCCGCCGAACAACAACACGCCTAATCCCCCGAAGGTCAGACCGATCTGGGCGATGCCGTCGGGGTCAAGGGGAGGGGCCGCGAGGTAGAGTCCGGCAAGGGACAGTGGCAGGGCAACCATGGCGAGCAGGCGGGCAACGGGTAACGGTGTCCCAGGAGGCGGCGGAGAATCGTCCGGTTGCAAAAGCGCCATGCCCGCGATCGCTGCACCTGCGAGTATGCCCAGGTTGACCCACAGCTTGATCGATGGGGGCGAAACGAACAGGAGCACCGCTGACCCGACGGCGAGTAACCAGGTGAGGGGTTCCCGTACGCACTTGCCCCACATGCGTAGAACGACACTGAAGATCACTGCCGATACCGCGGGAATCAGGCCGGCAAAAAACCCGTCCAGCACCGCCATGTCCTGTGCGACTCCGAAGTACAGGAAGGTCAGGATCGTAACCAGGACGTAGGTGGGCGTCAGGATGCCCACCACGGAAGCAAGTGCCCCGAGCGATCCGCCGCAGCCATACCCGACGTAAGCCGCCGTGTTTACCGCCTGGGGACCGGGAAGAACGTTGGCAAGCGAGATACCATCGAGCATGTCCTCCTGCTCGATCCAGCCGAGGCGCCGGGCAAACACGTCCTCGACCACGGAGATCACGGCCATGAAGCCGCCAAACGAGACGCAGCCTATCTTGAAGAATTCCCAGCCTAGTCGCAGGGGGTTTTTCCGGCTGGTGGGCGCAGGAGTCATGGTCTCATGCAAAGCGCACGATGAGGTGCTCGGAGATTGCCCACAGGATCCTGACCGCAATGCCGGGGTCGTTCTCTTCGAGCGCGGCGAAATCCTGCCGGCGCAGGTGAAACACCCTGGAAGTTGTCAGCGCCCGCACGGTGGCTGTTCGTGGCTTTCCGGTAATGAAGCCCAGTTCGCCGAACGGCGCGCCGTCGGCCAGGACGGCGATCTCCTCGTCGTCCTGCAGCACTTCGAGTGAACCGGAAATAACGAAGAACAGGTCGTTTGTCGGTTCCTCCTGCCACATCACCGTGTCACCGGGCTCGTAGTGCCGCTCTTCGAGGTAGGCGAGCAGCCGAAGGATCTCGGCGTGGGAGAGCCCCTTGAGGAAGTAGACGCGCTCGGTGAGGAGTGAGAGCTGGTGCTGCCGTCGCTCGAGGTCTTCGCTGTCCATGAAGGCTTTCTGCGATTCCTTGGACCGCCGGTTTTCTTCGTCGAAGCCGGCGAGGTCTTCGGGGGTGAAGACCTGCTCCTGGCCCGGCTGGGTAAAAACACGCTCGTAGCCCAACTGGTCAAGTACGTCTCCGGCGACGGACTCGATGATACGGACAGACTCCTCGCTCATCTCGCGAAGAAATTTGCGCGAGTTGTCTTTCATGACGGGCTGGTCGAGGTTCTGCCATAGTTGGCTCTTGCTGGCCGTGCTCACCGCATCACTGGAATCGTGGAAGCTGAGCATTTCTTCGCGGAACGGGATGTCGAGGAACTTGCAGCAATCGCGAAGAATATTCTCAGGGTTCTCCAACAAGTCCTCGTAGCAGAGGCTGAAGAACCGTTGCGGTCCTATGCGCTCGCGCTCGGACAGGCACATGCGCTGTAGTTCAGCCCATCGCCTGGCAATGTGATACGGATGCTTCTCGCCGATGACGGCCTTGGTGAAGGACAGGGTGACGTCCCTGCCATCCCGGTAGAGGTAAATGTATTTCGGGTCTCCGAAGTAGGCATCCAGCTGGGAAGCGAACTCGATATAGCCCATGCTTTTACAGGCCCACATGTCCTGCCCGTGGGCTTCGGCATAGGTGTCCATTATCGCTCCGAATATGGCCACCAGTGAGCGCTCGCGACAGCGCGATGCGATGTCGGCCCGGTCGAGCGTCTCCAGTGGGTTCCACGGAACGGGATTGCGCTCGATGAGAGCGCAGCAGTCATCGACGAGCTGATGCCAGTTGGAGTCCTTGGAGATGTCGCCGAAAGACGCCACCAGGGGCATCATGCGCGTAAGAACGTGTGCGGGGTGGGGCGCGGCGATTCCTGCCTGCGCGAGCATAAGCCTGAGCAGGTTGGAACCGGATCGCTGCTCACCGACGATGAAGACTGCTTTCATGTTGCGCAACCATTTTTGATTGTCGGCTATAAATCAAGGCCCGCGGTCCGGCCCCCCCCGCGGTGGTACTGGTCGCTGCCTCGGTGTCGCGGCCGCCGCCCAGCCGCCCCACGCCAAGCGTCAGTAGGCGATTTCGAAGCCCGTCCCGCTACGCACGGGGCGCTCGTCGGTTACGACCTCGGCCACACGCGCGGCCGGTGGGCCCTGCCGCGCCCAGGCTACGGCCGACTCCACCGCTTTCGGGTCGCCCTCTATCTCGGCCTCGACGCTGCCGTCGGCAAGGTTGCGCACCCAGCCGGTCACTCCCAACTGTCGGCACCGGTCGGCCATGCAGTAGCGGAATGCCACGCCCTGCACGCGGCCGCTGATGAGCAGGTGCAGGCGCACACGTTCGCCCGTGTTACTTTCACCCGCGTTGCCTCCACCGCTGCCGTTCACCGCAGTGGCAGCTCGCCCTGCTCGCCGGCCGGGTCATCGGGGCCGGCGCTTTCGCCACCCAGCAGGCGCATGAGGCCGTCTTCGTCGAGCACTTCAACTCCCAGTTGCTCGGCCTTGCGAAGCTTGGAGCCCGGGTTTTCGCCGGCAACGAGATAGTCGGTGCGCTTGCTCACCGTGGAGCTCACCGTCGCGCCGGCGGCCTGCACCAGGTCCTTGGCGCGGTTGCGCGCGATCGACAGCGTGCCGGTGAGCACCACCGTCTTGCCCGACAGCGCGCTTGCTTCCGATGTGGCCAAGGTTATTTCGGGAGTCGGACGCAAGCCGGCCGCCACCAGTTCATCGAGCATCGTTCGGTTGGCCGGGTCGGCAAAGAAGGCCAGCAGCGAGGCCGCCATTTCGGGGCCTACCCCGTCTATGTCTACGAGCGCCTGTTCGTCGGCCCGGGCAAGTGCATCGAGGCTGCCGAAGGCGCGGGCAAGCGAGCGCGCTGCGCTCTCGCCCACGTGGCGTATTCCCAGCGCGAAGAGCAGGCGCGACAAGGGACGGTCGCGGCTGCCGTCAATCGCGGTGGCGAGCTTCTCGGCCGATTTTTCGCCCATGCGGTCAAGTGCTGCCACTGCCTCGGTGTCGAGGCGGTAGAGGTCGGCAAAACTCGCCACCATGCCGTTGTCTACGAATACCGCCACCAGCTTTTCGCCCAGGCCGTCTATGTCCATGGCGTTGCGCGAGGCAAAGTGGCGCAGGGTTTCGCGCAGTTGCGCGGGACAGCTGCGGTTGTTGCAGCGGTGGGCTACTTCTCCCTTCTGGCGTTTAATCGGCGAGCGACACGACGGGCACTTGCGCGGCATGCGAAAGCGCTTTTCGCTGCCGTCGCGCTCGTCGGCCAGCGATGAGACCAGCTGGGGGATGACGTCGCCGGCCCGCTCGACTACCACGAGGTCGCCCACGCGTATGTCCTTGCGCCGTATCTCGTCTGTGTTGTGCAGCGAGGCGTTTGATACCACCACGCCGCCCACGTTTACCGGCTCCAGCTCGGCCACCGGCGTTAACGTGCCCAGCCGTCCCACCGACGCGTTGATGGCCAGCAGGCGAGTGGTGGCCTGCCTCGCCTTGAACTTCCACGCCGACGCCCAGCGCGGCGAGCGCGACAGTTCTCCCAGTCGGCGTTGTTGCTCGAGGCTGTCCACCTTGATCACGGCGCCGTCGATGTCGACGTCGAGTTGTTCGCGGTCGCGCTCGAGCTCGCGGCACCAGGACAGTATGGCCGACTGGCCCTGCCTCCGGCGCACGCGCGGGTGCACCAGTACCCCGGCGCGTCCGGCCCAGGCAAGAAAGTCAGAGTGTTTTTCAAAGCCCACCGGTTCGCACACGCCGTGGCTGTGGGCGTAAAAAACCAGTGGCCGCGAGGCGGTGACCGCGGAGTCGAGCTGGCGCAGCGACCCGGCGGCGGCGTTGCGAGGGTTGGCAAACACCGGCTCGCCGGCCTCGTCGCGATCCAGGTTCAGGCGCGCGAAGTCAGCCTTGGCTATCACCACCTCGCCGCGCAGCTCGAGGCGCGCCGGGGGCTCGCGTCCGTCTACGGCGAGCAATTCAATCGGTACGCTGGCCAAGGTGCGCACGTTGGCCGTGACGTCTTCGCCCCTGCGGCCATCGCCGCGGGTACCGGCGGCCAGCAGGCGGCCGTCTTCGTAAAGCAGGTTGACGGCCACGCCGTCAAGCTTGGGCTCGAGCACAAAGTCGCAGCTCTCGCCTGACAGCCCCTTGTCCACGCGCTCGAGAAACTCGCCAAGTTCCTGCTCGTCGAACAGGTTGGCAAGCGACAGCATGGGCCGCAGGTGCGTGAACGGCTCAAAGGATTCGAGCGGCGCAGTACCCGGCCGCTGCGTGGGCGAGCCGGGGTGGCTCAGTCCTGGGTGCTCGGCCTCCAGCTGTTCGAGCTCTCTTAGCAGGCCGTCGTACTCGGCGTCGCTTATCGCGGGGTCGTCGAGCAGGTAGTAGCGCCGGTTGTGCTCTTCGAGCTCGCGGGCCAGCCGGGCGGCGCGCGATGCTGCCGGTCCATCGGCAGAACCGGGCTCGTTGCCGGCGTTGTAATCTTTGCGTGCCACCAGTGTTTTCTACCACGTGCACAGGCAGAATATAGGGCGGCGGGGTGCAGAAAGGGTCGCCACGCTAGGTTCCCGGGGGGTAGAATGAATGGATGTCCACCGCCTTGGCGGGGGAGGGGGTTACATGGCTGGCAATCAAGTGGCAAAGGCGCCTCACGGCATTACGGCTTATTTCCTGAGCCTGGTTTTTCTGGCCTCGGCCGGCCTGGTGCTGGCCACGGCCGGCCCGCCCGCCGGTCCGCCCGCTCCGATGCCGAGCTGGGTCGAATGGCCTGGCGGCGACCACGCTATAACTACCACCGAGGTCACCGTGGAGCAGTATCTCGCCTGCGTTGACGAGGGTGCCTGCGATCCGGCCAACCACCGCGACTGCAACTCGGCCGACCCCGCGCGCGTGTTGCACCCCATGAACTGCGTCAACTGGTTCGGCGCCTCCCAGTACTGCGCCTGGTCGGGCGGACGCTTGTGTGCCGAAGACGAATGGATCGATGCCTGCGGTGGCGCGGGCGAGGGTCGCGGCTGGCCTTACGGCTACGTGTTTGAAAGTGGCAGGTGCAACGTGCAGTCGACCAGCGAGCCGGTAGAAGGGCTCGAGAGGGCCAGCGCCCCGGTGGCCAGCATGCCCGGTTGCGAGGGCGGCCTGGGTGGCTTGTACGACATGGCCGGCAATGTGAGCGAGTGGCTGGCGGCCTGCAAGCAGGACTACTGCAAGTTTCGCGGCGCCGGTTATCTGAGCAACGATCCGGTCGACGTGTTTACCGGTTGTGGCGGCGTGTGTGCGGGCAACAAGAAGCCCTTCATGTCGGGCACGGTCGGGATACGCTGCTGCAGGGATATTACGGCCGGTTAAGCGGTCGAGGCGTCGTCCGTAGCGTCATCGTCCGTAGCGTCGCCGTCCGTAGCGTCGCCGTCCGTAGCGTCGCCGTCCGTAGCGTCATCGGCAGCCGCATCATCGCCATCACTGCTCTCATCAGCCGGCTCATCTCCCGATGCTTCGGCTGAATCCGATGCTTCCGGCGAATCTGGCTGTCCCAACCTGACTACGTTCTCGGCTTGCGGACCCTTGGGGCTGTCGGAGATTTCGAACTCAACCGGTTCGGCCTCCTCGAGCGAGCGAAAGCCGTCTCCGCCTATCGCGGAGAAGTGCACGAATACGTCAACGCCTCCATCCTGCTCGATGAAGCCGTAACCTTTAGCGTTGTTGAACCACTTTACCCGGCCTTGGGGCATACTTTTCCCTGCCGCGGTCGGCGCGATGCTGCGCCGGGCGAACCAGGTGACGCTAGGAGGGCAGACCCCAATTGTCAAGCGGCGGTCAGCTTATGACAGGGGTGTTACTCGGTTCCAGCCGCGTGGCGGGGTGGGGTTCATATGGGCGCTTCATTACAGCAATGACCTTGCCGGCGACCCCCCGCTGAGTGGATACTCCTCCTTGCCCGCAAAGGGCCAAGGAGGTCAAGTAAATGAACAACACAGTAAACAGGACGACAAGCAGGCAGGTGGTGGTTTCGTCGTGCAGACGGGTGTCGCCCGGGCGCAGGTTGCTGCCGGGGCTGGCCATGGCGGTGGGCCTGCTCGCGGTTTCCCTCGTGGCCGTGACACCGGCCGACGCCGTGGCGAAGACCGATATCAACCGGGCTGGCATCGAGCAGCTCATCGAGTTGCCCGGCGTCGGACCGGCCAAGGCCCGTGCCATTGTCGAAGCCCGCGAAGCCTCTCCTTTCAGTAGCGTTGACGATCTCGCCAGGGTGAGCGGCATCGGCCCGGCCACGGTGGATTCGCTGCGCGAGTACGTGATGGTGGCGCCGCCAGGCAAGAAAAAATAGCGGGTCGGTTGACGTGACTTCGACCGCCGGGGTCACGTTGATCGCCGTGTCGGACTGGCGGATAGGCTGGCGGCGAGTCGGGCTGCATGGTATTCAATCCGAATCCGCCGCCAGCCAATAGAGGAGAACGGCTTGTCTGCCGAAGAACAACTCAAAGCACTGTCGCTGTTCATAGCGTCGCGTAACGGCGCGACCGACGTCGACCTGTCTGCCTACCGGGCGCACACCGAGGGCTTCTCGATGGAGACCTTTTCTTTTGACGCCCGCTGGATCGAACCCGGTGGCGAGGTTTTTGATGGCCGCCTCATCGCCAGGGTACAGCCCGAGGCCGGCTTGCTTGAGCCCTACGATCTCAGGCCGCAGGTACTGGCCATGCGGGCAGTTCACGGCACAGTGGCCGTGCCCGAGTTGCTGTGGTTCGAAGAAGGGTCCGAGGTCCTGGGCGCTCCGTTCTACGTGAACCGTTTCGTTGCGGGCGACGTGCCCGTGCCCAGCGAAGGTCCCTCGGGCGAGCTGCCCATAGAAGACCCGCTTGAGCGCGAATCGCTGGCCCGCGATTTTGCGGGCAACCTGGCGGCCCTGCATCGCTTTGACTGGCAGGCAGCCGGGCTCTCGGAACTCGGCGGGCCCGACGGCGTTCCCGAAGACGGCCGCGACGCCGCGCGGCGGGCGGTGGCCAACTGGCGTGGCTACCACGAGCGCTCGCGCGCGGGTGCTGCGCCGATGATGGCGCGCGCTTTCAAGGAGCTCGAGGCGAGGCTGCCCCGGGAATCTCCGCTATGTCTTGTGCACGGTGATTACCGCACCGGAAATTTTCTGCGCGTGGGTGGCCGCATCACCGCTATACTCGACTGGGAAATGACTCACCTGGGCGACCCCATGGAAGACCTGGCCTGGGCCTGTTCGCGTATATGGCGCGGCCAGAGCGACATGCCGGGACTGTTGGTCGAGCGCGAGCGACTGCTCCTCATGTACTCGGAGGCGGGCGGGTTGGACATCGACGAGCAGCGGCTGGCCTTCTACGACCTGCTGGCGGCCGTCAAGATGTCGGCCATCATGACCACGGGCCTGCGCGCCTGGGCCGACGGCCGCACCAACGACGTGCGCATGTTGATGTTTCGCCACCAACTGGCCGGCCTGCAGGTCATCATGGCCGAGTCAGCCGGTGTAGTGGGGGCCTTGAGCTGAGCATGGCGCTGCTCGATCACGAAAAAATCATCGAGGCGCTAGCGGCCACGCTCGAAAACGAGGTGTTGCCGGCACTGGGCCAGGGCCCGGCCCGGCTGCAGCTCTACTCGGTGCTCGACGTGCTGGAAAACCTTTCGGCCTATCTTGAGTGGGGCGGGCAACTGGCCGAACTCGAGGTCGCCGCCTGCCGTCGTGCGGCCAGCCAACTGGCGGGCTTGCTCGAGGGTGAGCTGTCGGCGCGCTGCCGCGACTTTGCCGCGGAGACCGGCGGTGGTGATACCGCGCTCGAAACCGCCCGCACGCTGCTCGTCGATGTCATCGAGAGTCCGGCCTTCGACTCGCCCGAGGTCAGGGCGGCGGTGGATGCCTGTCTTGGAGAGTCCGTGCTCACGGCGGCCATGTTTATGAAGCCGCCGCGACTTACCGAGGTTTCCAAGGGCTGAGCGCCCGGTCTTTCAGCGCGACGAGAAGACCGTACTGCGAGGAAGCCCGAAGAGCTTGATCCAGCGGCTGAAGGTGTCGTCGCTCAAGCGTTGCAGCTTGTCGATGTGCTGCAGCGTGTCGCTGCGTATCTGCTCGGGGTCTATGGCCCCGTTGAGATCGGTTATTTCCTGGCGGTTGTGCGGTACGGTGAGCCACCTTTCGACCATGGGCCTGTCTACTTCGAGGTGAAACTGGAACCCGTAGGCGGTGTCGCCATAACGGAAGGCCTGGTTTTCGCAGTCGGGTGAGCTGGCCAGGTGCACGGCTCCGCTGGGTATGTCGAAGGTATCGCCGTGCCACTGAAAGATGTGCTCGGTGTCCGACATGCCGGCAAACACCGGATCGTCAGCGCCCGCCGGGGTGGGGTTGATCTGGTACCAACCGATTTCTTTGCTGTGGTGCGGTCGCACATCGGCGCCCAGGGCGCGGGCCAGTATCTGCGCGCCAAGGCAGATGCCGAGCACGGGCATGCCCCGCTGCAGGGCTTCGGCCACCAGCTCGACCTCGACGGCCAGGAAGGGGTAGAGGTCCACCTGGTCCACGTTCATGGGTCCACCCAGGACGACCAGCCCGAAGTAACCGTCGAGACTGGGGCGGGCCGCGGGGTCGCGGTCAAAGTTGACGTAGCGTATGCGGAAGCCCGAATCCTTGAGCAGGGGGTTCAGGGTACCCAGCAGCTCATGGGCTACGTGCTGAAAGACGAGTATTTTTCGCATGTGGGAGCGGTGCCTCGAGCACCAGTCTAAGCCTAACACCTGGGGGCGTCCGCGTCAGCCGGCAATGCCGGGGCGCCAGCAGGCCCCGGGCCAACAAGCAGTGCGGCAGGGTGGGGGGCGGTGGCCCGCTCGCGCGAATGCGTTTATGCTCTAGGTTATGCGCGCCCCGGTTGTCAGCCTGTTCCTGCTTGCCTTGCTGTTGCCGGCAGCGTTTCTGCCGGCCTCCCTGGGCCAGGCCCATGCCGCGGCAGCTGCCCAGCTCGAAATTCTCAGTTTCGGCAGCGGCTCGAGCGAGATAAACGTGGTGCTCGACGGCGACAAGCTCTCGATGTTTGCCAACCAGGTATCGGCTGATCTCGTCATGCGTCATCTCAAGGCCGTGGGCGGGCCGACCTACAGCTCGCTTGAGCCCCTGACCCGGCCGATCAACCTGTCGCTGCACGGTGTCACCTGGGAGGCCATGCTGCGCAGGATGCTGATGGGCTACAACCTTTCGTTTCACTACAAGGGCTCGCGGGTGGATCACGTCAGGATACTGCACCTGACCCCGACCCGGCCTTACAAGACCCCGCGCTTGTTGCAGAGCCGTGCCGAGTGGACCCGCCAGGAGCAGGACTCGTTGGAGGCGCGTGCGCGCGCCGTTGCCACAAGCGCCAGGTCGGGCGAGGGCGCCGGCCAGCACTGAAGCCGGCCCGGCGGGCAGTGAACATGACTTTCAGCCGCAACGAAAAACACGTCCTCCAGCTGACAGCGGTCGGCCACTTCGGCGCCCACTTCGCCATGCTTCTTTTTCCGACCGTGGCCGTCGTGATGGCGGCCGAGGAAGGGCTGGCACTGGAGACCGTACTCGGATGGAGCTTTGCCGGTTTCATGCTCTTCGGCGCCGGAGGCCTGCCGGTGGGTTACCTGGCCGATCGCCTGCGCGCTGTCTGGGTGGTGAGGGTGGGGGTGATAGGCCTGGGCCTTGCCGTGATGGCAG
Above is a genomic segment from Candidatus Binatota bacterium containing:
- a CDS encoding type 1 glutamine amidotransferase, which gives rise to MRKILVFQHVAHELLGTLNPLLKDSGFRIRYVNFDRDPAARPSLDGYFGLVVLGGPMNVDQVDLYPFLAVEVELVAEALQRGMPVLGICLGAQILARALGADVRPHHSKEIGWYQINPTPAGADDPVFAGMSDTEHIFQWHGDTFDIPSGAVHLASSPDCENQAFRYGDTAYGFQFHLEVDRPMVERWLTVPHNRQEITDLNGAIDPEQIRSDTLQHIDKLQRLSDDTFSRWIKLFGLPRSTVFSSR